tctctttggtgtggGTACGCATATGCTGTTTCAAATGATCAGACCGAGAGAACCTTTTTCCacagactgtacactggaatGGCTTCTCTTTTGTGTGGGTACGCATATGCTGTGTCAAATGTTCAGACTGAGAGAACCTTTTTCCacagactgtacactggaatggcttctctttggtgtgagtaCGAGAATGAGATGTCAAACTACTTGGTTGAGAAAATCTTTTTGTACAGATTGTACACGAGAAAGGCTTCTCATTGGTGTGAATAAGCAAATGAGAAGTTAAATTACCAGACTGAGAGAAGCTTCTATTACAAAATGTACACTGAAAAGGCTTCTCTTTTGTGTGGGTACGCATATGAACAGTCAAATGGCTAGAAGTGCAGAACCTTTTGGTACAGACTGTACACGGGTAaggcttctctttggtgtgTGTACGCATGTGGACATTCAAATAAGTCTGAGAGAAGCTTTTTGCACAGAATGTACATTGATGAAGCTTTTTAGAAGTAGTTTTGCAGTTAACCCTCCCCTCTCCTACCATTTCTTCATTGATgccttcttcctcatcttctgcAGACGAATCACTTCCACTATCAGCTGATGATGGTTTCTGAAATCACAAGGTTCAATAATCAATCAGCAAGTGATGTAATTCACACTTGCAAAGTCACAAATAGTTCCAACATTAAATAATGGGACGGAGCTTTGATCTGGGAGATAATGAAGGAGCATGATTTTACTCAACTGAATATAACATCTATAATAATTCAGTGTAATATAGTTTTTTAATTGTGTTACAATTAtgcatattatatataattctaATTGTATATTGTAATGAGATCCAACCAAGAATGATTGATATTAAATATAGAGATGTCAATACTTATATTGAGGCCACAttataatggctgtatttgatcaaattggtgttgttatccttgtctagcaTCACACCGTTACCAGATCGGTTTTTGATGATGTAGAATtataactaacaaaatattcaatctcaactacaaatttatcattcaataatagcgttattgttctgtcactagctggctcaatctttgaatagtagacttgagatgcgcattaacactagcgtcaggtgaacaattttcataacggcaaggaatgttgtgtgagtgcgccacaccagattttttaatttcaaattggatCCCCAATAAAACCTACTGACAAATTATTcttctgaaaaaaaaaatatttagctgttcTCATAATtgtcaccaactctgtataattgattAAAAGTTGCTGGTTTCAAATATCACAATTAGAATTTTATGAGCAAGTTCTCCAACCCTGGGGGTCACTAGTAATGCTGACCTCACTTTATACAGGTATATGTCTTTGTAGAATATGATGCATAACATTTTccaattaaaaatttcattgcacacttcaacaaatattttttcttctctctggaaatcaaaatttggtttggtttttaaaactcaattttgaaataatagaaccTCGACTAGTtcgttattattgttattttttattgagtGGCTGGAGTATCAAACTATGagagattgaaataaattgattctgaACATAGTTTctgaattatttgttgaataatttattttaaatttctattcCGATTTAATGTACAGAACCCACTTTGGATAATTCATTCTTCATGGTAAAGTTGGTTTCCAAAATAACCCATCCAGTTTGGCTGAGCCAGATAACAGGAAGCCATCAATTCCTCCCAATATAAGGGAACATTAAAATATACCATAGGTACCGTATATCTATAATCATTTGGAAATCACTTACATAATCATTATCAACATCATCATAATCGTCATCAGAGCGCTGCTTTTGGTGAAGGGTTCTGGCAATTCTATCCAGCACTCCAATGCGATACAGTTTGATATGGGCAGTGGGTAGAGTTATCTCTGAAACATTAACAAAACGTTCATACTACTTGACACTGCAAAAATCAGAGAGAACACATTTTACATAAAAAGTGTACAAAACTATATCGAA
The window above is part of the Nilaparvata lugens isolate BPH unplaced genomic scaffold, ASM1435652v1 scaffold5394, whole genome shotgun sequence genome. Proteins encoded here:
- the LOC111046460 gene encoding oocyte zinc finger protein XlCOF20-like isoform X2, which encodes MESIVDPEPSKVSDEGPVEVSDIKDMIDTEDRLGELKLLEEQVSATPVQVEQSISNEGVNLMENECNVKERPSNKEITLPTAHIKLYRIGVLDRIARTLHQKQRSDDDYDDVDNDYKPSSADSGSDSSAEDEEEGINEEMVGEGRVNCKTTSKKLHQCTFCAKSFSQTYLNVHMRTHTKEKPYPCTVCTKRFCTSSHLTVHMRTHTKEKPFQCTFCNRSFSQSGNLTSHLLIHTNEKPFSCTICTKRFSQPSSLTSHSRTHTKEKPFQCTVCGKRFSQSEHLTQHMRTHTKEKPFQCTVCGKRFSRSDHLKQHMRTHTKEKPYQCAFCNRSFSQSGNLTSHLLIHTN
- the LOC111046460 gene encoding zinc finger protein 664-like isoform X1; the protein is MESIVDPEPSKVSDEGPVEVSDIKDMIDTEDRLGELKLLEEQVDPEPSRVSDEVPVPVEVSYIKDIIDTEDRLGELKLLEEQVSATPVQVEQSISNEGVNLMENECNVKERPSNKEITLPTAHIKLYRIGVLDRIARTLHQKQRSDDDYDDVDNDYKPSSADSGSDSSAEDEEEGINEEMVGEGRVNCKTTSKKLHQCTFCAKSFSQTYLNVHMRTHTKEKPYPCTVCTKRFCTSSHLTVHMRTHTKEKPFQCTFCNRSFSQSGNLTSHLLIHTNEKPFSCTICTKRFSQPSSLTSHSRTHTKEKPFQCTVCGKRFSQSEHLTQHMRTHTKEKPFQCTVCGKRFSRSDHLKQHMRTHTKEKPYQCAFCNRSFSQSGNLTSHLLIHTN